The sequence below is a genomic window from Hydractinia symbiolongicarpus strain clone_291-10 chromosome 10, HSymV2.1, whole genome shotgun sequence.
ttaaCACCTGATGACATAATTGATTTGACACTCTCTACTGGTgaattaaagattatttttggAACTTTAGGTGGAGGCAGATTTGGGTCTTCGTCTAGTTCATCAAGTTCATTAGACATAAATGTCAAAGCCAATCCTTGAATTGGGTTTTTAGGATTCTCTACAACTTCTCTTTTTAATGAAACTTGCCGTACACCACCAACAGCAGAGTTTTTGTTGGAAGATTTATTCCGAAGCTGTTCGTCACGCTGATCTCCTGTCATTATAATAAGTTTTCCCACTCTACGTTTTTGCTGACTCAGAGATGGCAGTGGCTCTGTCTGATGATTTGTGGTGGATGGAAGAGATTTTGGCAATACTTGCTGTCTTTGTACAGAAACCATTTTTGGCGGATTTATTTTTACATCTTCTGCAGTACTCTTTGAAGTGGAAATCTTGTTTCCAGATGTAGACACAGAAATATCAAATGAGTTATGCCTGGCACCTTTTTCAGAGTGATTTCCAATTTTGTGTTTCTCTCTATCAACAGGTTGTTCTGGTTGGCCATGTTTAGCTGACTGAGGTACTGGGACAGGACTTGTTAATTTAGACGTCTTACTATTCTCTACTTCCTTCAATTTATGATTTTCTTGTGGTTGTTGTGGCTCTAGATTAGTTAAAACAACTTGTCCAAGTTTATTGTACTTGATATTAGGATTGCCAGAACTTTGTTGTGGCTGTGAATCAATTTTCTTATCAACCTTAAAATGATACTCTGTTTTAGGAGATGCTTTAGGTGATGCTTTAGAAGAGTTTTGAATATGgctgttattattgttattattattaacaggGGCACTTGCAAAAATCTTTCTTACAATTTTAGCTTTTTGTTGTGGTGATGGTGTACCTGCGTTATCCAATGGAGTATCAAATTCTTTGCCTTGcagaaaattttctttcaaaGACTTGTCATGAATGGGTTTAGATTTAGTAGGTTTGACACTTGGCGTTTGGGTTTGtataatatttttacttttggttTGATGGTAAATAGCTGAGTCTGCCTTATTACTGTTGAAATTATGGACACCATTTTCAAAAGAATTATGATTTTTCTTCGGTTCGTGTATACTGGGTTTTAACTCAACCTGATTATTTGTGAAATAATCAACCTCTGTATTGTTCTTTGGAGAAGCAATTACACCACTATTGGAATTATGGACACTATTTTCAAAAACACTGTCATTTTTTGATCCATTGGTTTTTAACTCAACTTCATGGTGTGAGGTATGATCAGTAACAGCTGATTCTTTATTTTTCGGAGAAGCAATTACAATGCTGTGTTCATCATTGGATATGTTTTTCTCTTTACGTTTAGCTATACTATTTTCCTGAATCCTCTTATCAACAACATCCACTGATAAACTTAGttcatctttttttaacaagtCCACCAAACTTCGTCGACGTATTCGATTATTTTCATGATTTGACACACTACTATTCTTCTTTATAACTGGATCAGGATAGCTTGTAGACTTTTCACCTTGAAAGAACATAGGCGCATTACTATTTAAGGGACTTTTCGAACGATTAGTGCGAAAATGGGCATATTTATCAAAATCTTGTGGTTTATatgaattattttgaaaattcttcATTCTTTCTAAAACAGACAATTTTGGGCTTTCTTCTTCTGTAACGTTGTTATTCAATTTTTCTATATCTACCACACAATTGTCAGTTGTgtcattattatttaaaatctcTGTAGATTTGGCACGACGAATGTTGGTAAATTCTTTCTGGTTAAAAGATTGTTCAGATACAGAATTGGGTCTCTGTTTCTCACCAATAGAAAGTCTTCGTAACCTAGGAAAACCATATGGTAAATGGTCTTCATTTTTAGACTCTTTAATAGGAACATGTCGTAGATTTATGCCCCATTTATTACGAGCTACAGGTAATTCAGAACTA
It includes:
- the LOC130612656 gene encoding hybrid signal transduction histidine kinase A-like — its product is MISNTKQHSVSPWQCQMSLSPRQNPNHNSFDEYFNDTPSKDIVNESNFNYKVEHDSAELNQAQSNLEEVKNSKNVADSVLFERIVPQTVKRMWVKAADPSIDYNINIEHNIHQNMLRYNNQHQKLDKRISHEIGDVFISHDIVKEEKRKEKIKQQKKNESIVDSSELPVARNKWGINLRHVPIKESKNEDHLPYGFPRLRRLSIGEKQRPNSVSEQSFNQKEFTNIRRAKSTEILNNNDTTDNCVVDIEKLNNNVTEEESPKLSVLERMKNFQNNSYKPQDFDKYAHFRTNRSKSPLNSNAPMFFQGEKSTSYPDPVIKKNSSVSNHENNRIRRRSLVDLLKKDELSLSVDVVDKRIQENSIAKRKEKNISNDEHSIVIASPKNKESAVTDHTSHHEVELKTNGSKNDSVFENSVHNSNSGVIASPKNNTEVDYFTNNQVELKPSIHEPKKNHNSFENGVHNFNSNKADSAIYHQTKSKNIIQTQTPSVKPTKSKPIHDKSLKENFLQGKEFDTPLDNAGTPSPQQKAKIVRKIFASAPVNNNNNNNSHIQNSSKASPKASPKTEYHFKVDKKIDSQPQQSSGNPNIKYNKLGQVVLTNLEPQQPQENHKLKEVENSKTSKLTSPVPVPQSAKHGQPEQPVDREKHKIGNHSEKGARHNSFDISVSTSGNKISTSKSTAEDVKINPPKMVSVQRQQVLPKSLPSTTNHQTEPLPSLSQQKRRVGKLIIMTGDQRDEQLRNKSSNKNSAVGGVRQVSLKREVVENPKNPIQGLALTFMSNELDELDEDPNLPPPKVPKIIFNSPVESVKSIMSSGVNRNKNRKTAKVAFSTKNLATIYSYPAESSYYYDELADEGNPNSSAPPSGLSGYQPSSVNDLGTVIQRERDRLNFSTSPNGEASSPPPVIQYSTEGDHFNTHNNQEGGHAMLF